From a single Anaerolineales bacterium genomic region:
- a CDS encoding aldehyde ferredoxin oxidoreductase C-terminal domain-containing protein encodes MTEHKSQIWRVNTRSQELKREPVPETWQRLGGRGLIARIMVDEVDAKCDPLGAGNKLIFTPGLLVGHILSSTDRISVGGKSPLTGGIKEANAGGRTGYHMAFMGIHALIIEDMPEKDGYWVLHLSLKDGAKWERADDLAGLGVYETAPRLLERYGDKVAISLIGPGGEMRMKSAGIQNIDKDKIPARIAARGGLGAVMGSKGLKAIVFDHTGGQKPSVVDPEAFKVAQKDYTKAVMEHPQSITYRDYGTAAMAQMTQRFTALPTHNFSRGTFDNVDAVSGEQLREFALTRGKPSDPSHACMVGCTIKCSNVFGGDDGKIIVSPLEYETIGLMGTNLDIDSLDSIGRLNWEVNDLGLDSIEVGGALGVAAEAGLMRWGSEEDAQKLIAEIRAGTELGRILGDGAVTVGKKYGIERVPAVKGQAMSAYEPRSIKGTGVTYATTPQGADHTCGLTIRAQIDHLDPTQQKDASLNAQLNMAGYDTIGACIFAGFGYAATPDGVVKRLLKARYGWDDVPDNILQALGKETIKLEREFNKRAGFTKEDDRLPKWMMEEALPENGSVFDVSEDVLDHIFDGIE; translated from the coding sequence ATGACCGAACATAAATCCCAGATCTGGCGTGTCAACACCCGCTCGCAGGAATTGAAGCGCGAACCTGTGCCAGAAACCTGGCAGCGCCTCGGCGGGCGCGGACTCATCGCGCGCATCATGGTGGATGAAGTGGATGCGAAGTGTGATCCGCTTGGCGCGGGGAATAAATTGATCTTCACACCCGGTCTGCTTGTGGGACATATCCTTTCGTCCACTGACCGTATTTCGGTGGGCGGCAAATCCCCGCTGACGGGCGGCATCAAGGAAGCCAACGCGGGCGGGCGCACGGGCTACCACATGGCGTTCATGGGCATCCATGCGCTTATCATTGAAGATATGCCAGAGAAGGATGGCTATTGGGTTTTGCACCTGTCTTTGAAAGACGGCGCGAAGTGGGAACGCGCCGATGATTTGGCTGGTTTGGGTGTGTACGAAACCGCACCGAGACTGCTCGAAAGATACGGCGACAAGGTTGCAATTTCTCTCATTGGTCCCGGCGGCGAGATGCGTATGAAATCCGCGGGGATTCAGAACATTGACAAGGATAAGATTCCCGCCCGCATCGCCGCCCGCGGCGGACTTGGCGCGGTGATGGGTTCAAAGGGGTTGAAAGCCATCGTCTTCGATCACACGGGCGGACAGAAGCCGTCCGTCGTTGATCCTGAAGCGTTCAAGGTCGCGCAGAAGGATTACACCAAGGCGGTCATGGAGCATCCGCAATCCATCACATATCGCGATTATGGTACGGCGGCGATGGCGCAGATGACCCAGCGTTTTACGGCATTGCCCACCCATAATTTTTCGCGCGGCACGTTTGATAATGTGGACGCTGTCAGCGGTGAGCAGTTGCGCGAATTCGCATTGACGCGCGGTAAACCATCGGATCCATCCCATGCCTGTATGGTGGGCTGTACGATCAAATGCTCAAATGTCTTCGGCGGGGATGACGGTAAGATCATCGTCTCACCATTGGAATATGAGACCATCGGCTTGATGGGTACGAATCTCGATATTGATTCGCTCGACTCGATCGGACGTTTGAACTGGGAGGTGAACGACCTGGGCTTGGATTCCATCGAAGTCGGCGGGGCGTTGGGCGTCGCGGCAGAGGCTGGTTTGATGCGCTGGGGAAGTGAAGAAGATGCGCAAAAGCTGATTGCTGAAATCCGCGCAGGGACGGAGTTGGGGCGCATTCTCGGTGACGGCGCGGTTACGGTCGGAAAGAAATATGGCATTGAGCGTGTACCCGCTGTAAAGGGACAAGCCATGTCCGCGTATGAGCCGCGCTCGATCAAAGGCACGGGCGTGACCTACGCCACCACGCCGCAAGGTGCAGATCACACCTGCGGACTGACCATCCGCGCGCAGATCGATCACCTTGATCCGACCCAACAAAAGGATGCTTCACTGAATGCACAATTGAACATGGCGGGCTATGACACCATTGGCGCGTGCATCTTTGCGGGCTTTGGCTATGCAGCGACGCCTGATGGCGTGGTGAAACGTCTGCTTAAGGCGCGCTACGGCTGGGATGATGTCCCTGATAATATTTTGCAGGCGCTTGGTAAAGAGACCATCAAGCTGGAGCGCGAGTTCAACAAACGCGCAGGTTTCACAAAAGAAGATGACCGCCTGCCCAAGTGGATGATGGAGGAGGCATTGCCCGAAAACGGCTCGGTCTTTGACGTGAGCGAGGATGTGCTCGATCACATCTTCGATGGGATCGAATAA
- a CDS encoding aminotransferase class III-fold pyridoxal phosphate-dependent enzyme, whose product MTNQLYQENFSHMTPAWSRIFNFVADRAEGAYIYTDDGKKLLDFTSGIGVTNTGHCHPKVVDAIREQAGLFLHAQANIVIHKPMLELIEELRKIVPPSIDSFFFANSGAEAVENAIKIAKAATGRPNVIVFNGSFHGRTHVTMALTTSKTGYRTGFAPLPSGIYVSPFPYAFHLKTTEEQAGQYALEQLEYLLASQTAPKDTAAILIESVLGEGGYIVPPASFMKGLREICDKHGIMLIFDEVQSGFGRTGKWFALEHFGVVPDIITAAKGIASGMPLSGVFTRTDIMKKLDVGSIGGTYGGNAVACAAGIATIRAMREEKMLGNAEEKGIQLMTGLRKLQEEYPQIGDVRGKGLMVGTEFIVDGSQAKAKPLVKDVIHKAEEKGLLLLSCGTHDNTLRWIPPLNVTSDQINDGLKIFGEALKESV is encoded by the coding sequence ATGACCAACCAACTCTATCAAGAAAACTTTTCCCACATGACTCCCGCATGGAGCCGTATTTTCAACTTCGTTGCCGACCGTGCAGAAGGCGCATACATCTACACGGATGACGGCAAAAAACTACTCGACTTCACCAGCGGTATCGGCGTGACCAACACAGGTCACTGCCACCCCAAAGTGGTGGATGCGATTCGTGAGCAGGCGGGGCTTTTCCTGCATGCGCAGGCGAACATCGTCATCCACAAGCCAATGCTGGAATTGATCGAAGAACTGCGCAAGATTGTTCCGCCTTCAATCGATTCTTTCTTCTTCGCCAACTCAGGCGCGGAAGCGGTGGAGAATGCCATCAAAATTGCCAAAGCCGCTACAGGCAGACCGAACGTGATCGTCTTCAACGGCTCCTTCCATGGGCGGACTCACGTCACGATGGCGTTGACCACGTCCAAGACGGGCTACCGCACGGGCTTCGCGCCTCTTCCTTCGGGGATTTATGTCTCGCCGTTCCCATACGCCTTCCACCTGAAAACGACCGAAGAGCAGGCGGGGCAGTATGCGCTGGAGCAGTTGGAATACCTGCTCGCCTCGCAGACCGCGCCGAAAGATACCGCCGCGATCCTGATCGAATCTGTGCTGGGAGAAGGCGGATATATCGTACCTCCTGCCTCCTTTATGAAAGGCTTGCGCGAGATTTGTGATAAACACGGTATCATGCTCATCTTTGACGAAGTGCAATCGGGCTTCGGGCGCACGGGCAAATGGTTTGCGCTCGAGCATTTCGGTGTCGTGCCTGACATCATCACTGCCGCAAAGGGAATCGCATCGGGTATGCCGCTTTCGGGCGTATTCACCCGCACCGACATTATGAAGAAGCTCGATGTCGGTTCCATCGGTGGGACATATGGCGGTAATGCCGTCGCCTGTGCGGCGGGGATCGCCACCATCCGCGCGATGCGTGAAGAGAAGATGTTGGGAAATGCCGAAGAGAAAGGCATCCAATTGATGACGGGACTGCGCAAGTTGCAGGAAGAGTATCCGCAGATTGGCGATGTGCGCGGCAAGGGACTCATGGTTGGCACGGAATTCATCGTGGACGGCTCTCAAGCGAAAGCCAAACCGCTGGTCAAGGATGTCATTCACAAGGCGGAAGAGAAGGGTTTGCTCCTGCTCTCCTGCGGCACGCACGACAACACCCTGCGCTGGATTCCGCCGTTGAACGTAACATCAGACCAAATCAATGATGGTTTGAAAATATTTGGCGAAGCGTTGAAAGAGTCGGTGTAG
- a CDS encoding aldehyde ferredoxin oxidoreductase family protein, giving the protein MPNGYNGKILHVDLTSGSLTVEEPNEAFYRKYLGGSAMGMHYILRDMPKGADPLGPENVLTLFTGVTTGAAISGQSRLNANAKSPISGGIGDSQSGGFFPAELKFAGFDGIVIKGKSPKPVYLCIVDGAYELRDAAHLMGRITGEVDDILHKEVDPKAEILQYGMGAENGVLFSTIVSMSNRHNGRTGMGLVMASKNLKAVVVRGKKKPAVASQKELTALNRIGPKAIPENGDMDGLAKFGTAVVVAFNHSIGTLPTRNYNEGQFEGFEPISGEVMAETVLKERDTCYACVVKCKRVVEIKDGPYKVDPKYGGPEYETLGTFGSYCGIDNLAAVSLANQICNEYAVDTIAAGATIAFAMECFENGIITTADTDGIELKFGNHEAMIAALYKMVKGEGEFGKTLGMGSERAAAKWGKGADEFIITVKGAEAPAHMPQAKRSLALIYAVNPFGADHQSSEHDPYYEEGIGDFNLDRLKQIGLGSPQPAYSLTEEKVRFAYETECFYSMLDSLELCQFVWGPTWTLYDGKQTAEMLNAVTGWDVTVDELMEVGRRRLNLFRVFNAREGLKRNADKLPKKFFKELKGTGPTAGFALTHDEVESALDSYYKMAGWTDDGVPTTETLKKHDIEWAAEYLPA; this is encoded by the coding sequence ATGCCAAACGGCTATAACGGGAAGATCTTGCACGTGGACTTGACAAGCGGTTCGCTGACGGTGGAGGAGCCGAACGAGGCATTTTACCGCAAGTATCTGGGCGGTAGTGCGATGGGGATGCACTACATCCTGCGCGATATGCCGAAGGGCGCCGACCCGCTGGGACCTGAAAATGTTCTGACGCTGTTCACGGGCGTAACGACAGGTGCGGCGATCTCAGGTCAGAGCCGTTTGAACGCGAATGCGAAATCGCCTATCAGTGGCGGCATCGGCGACTCGCAGAGCGGCGGGTTTTTCCCTGCCGAGTTGAAGTTTGCGGGCTTCGATGGCATCGTCATCAAGGGTAAATCGCCCAAGCCCGTTTACCTTTGCATTGTGGACGGCGCATATGAACTGCGCGATGCGGCGCATTTGATGGGCAGGATCACGGGGGAAGTGGACGATATTTTGCACAAGGAAGTTGACCCCAAAGCGGAAATTTTACAATATGGTATGGGTGCGGAAAATGGCGTGTTGTTCTCGACCATTGTATCGATGTCCAACCGCCACAACGGGCGCACAGGCATGGGCTTGGTGATGGCTTCGAAGAATTTGAAAGCCGTTGTTGTGCGCGGCAAAAAGAAGCCCGCGGTTGCCAGCCAAAAAGAGTTGACCGCGCTGAACCGCATCGGTCCCAAAGCGATCCCTGAAAACGGCGATATGGATGGTCTTGCCAAGTTCGGTACGGCGGTGGTGGTAGCGTTCAATCATTCCATTGGCACCCTGCCAACCCGTAACTACAACGAAGGTCAATTTGAAGGATTTGAACCCATCAGCGGCGAAGTGATGGCGGAGACCGTTTTGAAGGAGCGTGATACCTGCTACGCCTGCGTGGTCAAATGCAAGCGTGTGGTGGAGATCAAGGATGGTCCGTACAAGGTCGATCCGAAATACGGTGGTCCTGAATACGAAACGCTCGGCACGTTCGGCTCGTACTGCGGCATCGATAATCTCGCTGCGGTGTCGCTGGCAAACCAGATCTGTAACGAATACGCAGTGGATACGATTGCCGCGGGCGCGACGATCGCCTTTGCGATGGAGTGCTTCGAGAACGGCATCATCACCACCGCCGACACAGACGGCATCGAACTCAAGTTTGGCAATCACGAAGCGATGATCGCCGCGCTCTACAAGATGGTGAAGGGCGAAGGCGAATTTGGCAAGACGCTCGGCATGGGTTCCGAACGCGCTGCCGCCAAATGGGGCAAAGGCGCGGATGAGTTCATCATCACCGTCAAAGGCGCGGAGGCTCCCGCTCACATGCCGCAAGCCAAACGCTCGCTGGCGCTCATCTATGCTGTCAATCCCTTCGGTGCAGATCACCAGTCATCCGAGCATGACCCGTACTACGAAGAAGGCATTGGCGATTTCAACCTCGACCGCCTCAAGCAGATCGGTCTTGGTTCACCGCAACCCGCCTACAGCCTCACGGAAGAAAAAGTCCGCTTCGCATATGAGACCGAATGTTTCTACTCGATGCTCGACTCGCTCGAACTCTGCCAGTTTGTCTGGGGTCCCACGTGGACGCTGTACGATGGCAAACAAACTGCTGAAATGCTCAACGCGGTCACTGGCTGGGATGTGACCGTTGATGAATTAATGGAAGTCGGTCGCCGCCGCTTGAACCTGTTCCGCGTGTTCAACGCCCGCGAAGGACTGAAACGCAATGCCGACAAACTTCCCAAGAAGTTCTTCAAGGAGCTGAAGGGCACAGGTCCCACCGCTGGCTTCGCTCTGACGCACGATGAAGTGGAATCCGCGCTTGACTCGTACTACAAAATGGCAGGCTGGACCGACGACGGCGTTCCCACCACTGAAACTCTCAAGAAACACGACATTGAGTGGGCGGCTGAGTACTTGCCCGCTTAA
- a CDS encoding sodium:solute symporter family protein, which translates to MDGYEYSSLIIGGIVVILVIRLGVGYWASKRVETTTDYVLAGRRLPLWMAAPSIMATWFAAETLMGSSSEAYKYGLQGVIFDPFGATLCLVLSAFLIVRLARRAQYVTIMDFFQQRYGTAMSVVGSVAQIIGYFGWTAAQIVAGGAILQALLGWDLSVGMVLVAGVVTIYTMAGGLWADTALDFMQMFLTIIGLLIIFIGILWAVGGFDAFLGMAGAQYTDYPFAMAPTEAEGYLGYSGTLGWFYYAAAWMAIGLGSIPAQDYLQRTCAAKNENVAVKATYIAAFLYITFGVLSPFIGMAAYSAIGPDIPSDETQFIIITMAMKYLPPVLTALFVAALASALMSTSDSSMLAGATMFTENIVKVFKPDLSDKTQLFLTRLALAISGIFSLAIALWAETIYELAVLANTCILVGMVAPYVIGMYWKKANHIGALTSFFSGSISWGLLSVYYYQQTFVICEGDLYCSLWDAVYIASTPAFIISIIAFIVASLATGKIDPPKILKDVYGKPVNMKNALGWGKLNEPPESIASPAGDD; encoded by the coding sequence ATGGATGGTTACGAATATTCAAGTTTGATCATTGGGGGGATCGTTGTGATCCTGGTCATTCGTTTGGGGGTTGGGTATTGGGCATCAAAACGGGTGGAGACGACCACGGATTATGTGCTGGCTGGACGCCGCCTGCCGCTGTGGATGGCGGCTCCTTCGATCATGGCGACCTGGTTTGCCGCTGAGACCTTGATGGGTTCCAGTTCGGAGGCATATAAATACGGTTTGCAAGGCGTGATCTTCGACCCGTTCGGCGCGACGTTGTGCTTGGTGCTTTCGGCGTTTCTTATAGTCCGTTTGGCGCGCCGTGCGCAATACGTCACCATCATGGATTTCTTCCAACAGCGCTATGGCACTGCCATGTCAGTGGTGGGTTCGGTGGCGCAGATCATCGGCTATTTCGGCTGGACGGCGGCACAGATCGTGGCGGGCGGTGCGATCCTGCAAGCCCTGCTCGGCTGGGATCTGTCGGTGGGGATGGTGTTGGTGGCGGGTGTGGTGACGATCTACACCATGGCGGGCGGTTTGTGGGCGGACACCGCGCTCGACTTCATGCAGATGTTCCTGACCATCATTGGTTTGCTCATCATATTCATTGGTATTTTGTGGGCAGTGGGCGGCTTCGATGCCTTCCTCGGCATGGCAGGGGCGCAATATACCGATTATCCCTTCGCCATGGCGCCGACAGAAGCGGAAGGCTATCTCGGTTACAGCGGTACATTGGGCTGGTTCTACTACGCCGCGGCATGGATGGCGATCGGTCTTGGCTCCATTCCCGCGCAGGATTATCTCCAGCGCACATGCGCGGCGAAGAACGAGAACGTGGCGGTCAAGGCTACTTACATTGCCGCTTTTCTGTATATCACCTTTGGCGTGCTTTCCCCGTTCATCGGCATGGCGGCATATTCAGCCATTGGTCCAGATATTCCATCAGATGAAACCCAGTTCATCATCATCACGATGGCGATGAAATACCTTCCGCCTGTGCTGACGGCGCTTTTTGTGGCGGCGCTTGCTTCTGCATTGATGAGCACGTCGGATAGTTCCATGCTGGCAGGCGCAACGATGTTCACCGAGAACATCGTCAAGGTGTTCAAGCCCGATCTTTCCGACAAGACGCAGTTGTTTCTGACCCGTCTTGCGCTTGCGATCAGCGGAATTTTTAGCCTTGCCATCGCGCTGTGGGCAGAGACCATTTACGAGCTGGCGGTGCTGGCGAACACCTGCATCCTCGTCGGCATGGTCGCGCCGTATGTGATTGGCATGTATTGGAAGAAAGCCAACCACATCGGCGCGCTCACTTCGTTCTTCTCAGGTTCCATCTCGTGGGGCTTGCTCTCAGTCTATTACTACCAGCAAACCTTCGTTATCTGCGAAGGCGACCTGTATTGCTCCCTGTGGGACGCAGTGTACATCGCCTCCACACCCGCCTTCATCATTTCGATCATTGCCTTCATTGTGGCGTCGCTGGCAACCGGCAAGATCGACCCGCCGAAGATCCTGAAGGATGTGTATGGCAAGCCTGTGAATATGAAGAATGCGCTGGGATGGGGCAAACTGAACGAACCGCCCGAGTCCATCGCTTCTCCCGCCGGGGATGACTGA
- a CDS encoding saccharopine dehydrogenase C-terminal domain-containing protein, translated as MRVLLVGVGGVGEAIAAIAKPRAWMELMVLADYNVKRAEEVQKKLGDDKRFPVEFIDAGNQQSIEELAKKYQVDLIMNSVDPIFNEQIFDAAYNFGATYMDMAMTLSKPHPTEPFKKPGVKLGDYQFDKAKDWEKKGLLALVGIGVEPGMADVFARYAADHLFDEIEEVGIRDGANITIEGYDFAPNFSIWTTIEECLNPPIIWQDGDWHTTPPFSEPEVFDFPEIGPVEVVNVEHEEVLLVPRWVKAKRVTFKYGLGDEFINVLKTLHMLGLDNKEKINVKGVQVAPRDVVAACLPDPAHLGDKMKGKTCAGTYVTGTKDGKKRAVYLYQVADNEECMKTWGCQAVVAQTAFSAVIAMDLLKHGVWKGVGVLGPEAFPPDPFMEKMAGYGFPYGMKEMTK; from the coding sequence ATGAGAGTATTGCTAGTAGGAGTGGGCGGAGTGGGTGAAGCCATTGCCGCCATTGCCAAGCCGCGGGCGTGGATGGAGTTGATGGTGTTGGCAGATTACAACGTCAAACGCGCCGAAGAAGTGCAGAAAAAACTTGGGGATGATAAACGCTTTCCCGTCGAGTTCATCGACGCGGGCAACCAGCAGAGCATTGAAGAACTGGCAAAGAAATATCAGGTTGACCTGATCATGAATTCGGTCGATCCGATCTTCAACGAGCAGATCTTCGATGCCGCCTACAACTTCGGTGCGACCTATATGGACATGGCGATGACCCTGTCCAAGCCGCACCCGACCGAACCGTTCAAAAAGCCCGGTGTGAAACTGGGCGACTATCAATTTGACAAAGCCAAAGATTGGGAAAAGAAAGGCTTGCTCGCGCTTGTCGGCATTGGCGTGGAGCCCGGCATGGCGGATGTCTTCGCCCGCTATGCGGCGGATCATCTCTTCGATGAGATCGAGGAGGTCGGCATCCGTGACGGCGCGAACATCACCATCGAAGGCTATGACTTCGCACCCAATTTTTCCATTTGGACGACCATTGAGGAATGCCTGAATCCGCCTATTATCTGGCAGGATGGAGACTGGCATACGACTCCGCCGTTCTCTGAACCCGAGGTCTTTGACTTCCCCGAGATTGGACCTGTCGAGGTCGTCAATGTGGAGCACGAGGAAGTTCTGCTCGTGCCGCGCTGGGTCAAGGCGAAACGCGTGACATTCAAATACGGATTGGGTGATGAATTCATCAACGTCCTGAAGACCTTGCACATGCTCGGCTTGGACAATAAGGAGAAGATCAACGTCAAGGGTGTGCAGGTCGCGCCGCGTGACGTGGTTGCCGCCTGTCTGCCCGACCCTGCCCATTTGGGGGACAAGATGAAGGGCAAGACCTGTGCAGGGACGTATGTAACAGGCACAAAGGATGGAAAGAAGCGGGCAGTCTATCTGTATCAGGTGGCGGATAACGAGGAATGCATGAAGACTTGGGGCTGTCAGGCAGTCGTCGCGCAGACCGCCTTCTCCGCGGTCATCGCAATGGACCTGCTCAAGCACGGGGTTTGGAAGGGAGTGGGCGTGCTCGGACCCGAAGCCTTCCCGCCTGACCCATTTATGGAAAAAATGGCAGGTTACGGCTTTCCTTACGGAATGAAGGAAATGACCAAATAA
- a CDS encoding Lrp/AsnC family transcriptional regulator, translated as MEAVTDTGSARLDKIDKYIIEAMRLDGREAFAQIAEKLNVSPGMIRQRYNRLVKLGYLKVVAVTNPLMMGKRTMAMIGVRTDGRKMLDVANKLIKFDEVVYIVVVSGRYDIMVEVFCRDHEDLLAFMTEKLAKVDGVRETESFMYLKITKEIYF; from the coding sequence ATGGAAGCCGTAACTGATACTGGTTCCGCCCGGCTTGACAAGATAGACAAATATATCATCGAAGCCATGCGATTGGACGGCAGGGAGGCATTTGCCCAGATTGCTGAAAAGCTCAACGTTTCACCCGGCATGATCCGCCAGCGCTACAACCGCCTCGTCAAACTCGGTTATCTCAAGGTCGTCGCCGTCACCAATCCGCTCATGATGGGCAAACGCACCATGGCAATGATCGGCGTCCGCACCGACGGGCGAAAAATGCTCGATGTGGCGAACAAACTCATTAAATTTGACGAAGTCGTGTATATCGTCGTCGTCAGCGGCAGATATGACATCATGGTGGAAGTTTTCTGCCGCGACCACGAAGACCTGCTTGCCTTTATGACCGAAAAACTCGCCAAAGTGGATGGAGTCCGGGAGACGGAATCCTTCATGTATCTGAAAATTACCAAAGAGATCTACTTTTAG
- a CDS encoding spermidine/putrescine ABC transporter substrate-binding protein: protein MKKTLIYILMLAALVLAACQPAPAAEPSTSTGDTVGEVSERCGDMSRLADRIFLYTWVEYIDPEIKDQFMEECGVEVVETNFDSNETLLATLQAGGADYDLIIPSDYMVQIMIDEGMLMEIDFDVVTNIALMDDLNVNQYFDPEQKYTVPYFWGTSGFAVDTNAVADYEESWSMLFDPNSPYCGQISMLDDQRETLGAALMYLGYSLNSTDPAELEAAKNLLIEQSNCVKAYDSQTNDDLIISGETVFGHIWTGDAILAGLPDSGGREGIVYVIPQEGCVVWQDNLAIPVGAPNAYTAMVFMNYLHFPEVAAQNAEWVGYGTPNAAAKEFIDPEILADEGIYPPPEVEARLQWIEDVGDALQLYDRIWTEFKASVGS, encoded by the coding sequence ATGAAAAAAACGCTGATTTATATCCTGATGCTTGCCGCGCTGGTCTTGGCGGCTTGCCAACCTGCCCCCGCTGCTGAACCGTCCACGTCCACAGGCGATACTGTCGGAGAGGTTTCGGAACGGTGTGGAGATATGTCTAGGCTTGCGGACAGGATCTTCCTCTACACCTGGGTCGAGTACATTGACCCCGAAATCAAAGATCAGTTCATGGAAGAATGCGGCGTGGAAGTTGTCGAAACCAATTTCGACTCGAACGAAACGCTTCTTGCCACGCTGCAAGCTGGCGGCGCCGACTATGACCTTATCATCCCCTCCGACTACATGGTGCAGATCATGATCGACGAAGGCATGTTGATGGAAATTGACTTCGATGTCGTCACCAACATCGCCCTCATGGATGATTTGAATGTCAACCAATATTTTGATCCTGAGCAAAAATATACCGTCCCCTATTTCTGGGGCACCTCCGGCTTTGCTGTGGACACAAATGCCGTAGCCGATTACGAAGAATCATGGAGCATGTTGTTCGATCCGAATTCCCCCTATTGTGGACAGATCAGCATGCTGGACGACCAGCGTGAGACGCTTGGGGCGGCGCTCATGTACCTGGGCTATTCGCTCAACTCCACTGATCCCGCCGAACTTGAAGCGGCTAAGAACCTGCTCATTGAGCAATCCAATTGTGTGAAAGCCTACGACAGCCAGACCAATGACGACCTGATCATTTCCGGCGAGACGGTGTTCGGTCATATCTGGACGGGTGACGCGATCCTCGCCGGTCTGCCCGATAGCGGCGGACGCGAGGGCATCGTCTATGTCATTCCGCAGGAAGGCTGTGTAGTTTGGCAGGACAACCTGGCGATTCCCGTCGGCGCGCCCAATGCCTACACCGCGATGGTATTCATGAACTACCTGCACTTCCCTGAAGTTGCGGCACAGAATGCTGAATGGGTTGGATACGGTACGCCAAATGCTGCGGCGAAGGAGTTCATCGATCCTGAGATCCTTGCCGATGAAGGCATCTATCCGCCTCCTGAAGTGGAAGCCCGCCTCCAATGGATCGAAGATGTTGGCGATGCGCTTCAGTTGTACGACCGGATCTGGACCGAGTTCAAGGCATCCGTTGGCAGCTAA
- a CDS encoding ABC transporter permease yields MSTFPVYPRQKVRLGARIGNWLLGTNAALVFGFLYLPVLILIIFSFNDTRSVAVFTGFSTEWYTRLSQNNELLAAARNSLLVGLITTIVATIIGTLTAMAMERYRFKLRTVFDANLYLPIVIPEIVMGIALLLFFNQALFPFLQNVFGIRATTGLHTITISHIAFDIPFVYVIVRARLADFDRTLEEAAADLGANEWQTFQRVTLPLLMPGIIGGALMAFTLSLDDYLITVFTKGIQDQTMPLYIYSLVRRGVTPEINALSTALLVGSIGLVGLSLTAQNGGAVYTRAMAFGAGLGLGLYGLTSLFDVFAPGGFAVGSLLVSLLLLTGLYWAWRSLSGYREELIETNTSGRILAWIAVLVVMFAAYISAFLLLSR; encoded by the coding sequence GTGAGCACCTTCCCCGTCTATCCCCGCCAGAAGGTGCGGCTTGGAGCCCGTATTGGCAACTGGCTTTTGGGAACGAACGCCGCACTGGTATTTGGGTTCCTTTACCTGCCGGTCTTGATCCTGATCATATTCTCGTTCAACGATACACGCTCTGTGGCTGTATTCACCGGTTTTTCAACGGAATGGTACACAAGGCTTTCGCAGAACAACGAACTGCTGGCGGCGGCACGCAACAGCCTGCTGGTGGGGTTGATCACCACCATTGTCGCAACCATCATCGGGACATTGACCGCCATGGCGATGGAGCGTTATCGCTTCAAATTGCGCACGGTTTTCGATGCCAACCTGTATCTGCCCATAGTCATCCCTGAGATCGTGATGGGTATCGCCCTGCTGTTATTCTTCAATCAGGCGTTATTCCCGTTCCTTCAGAATGTGTTCGGGATCCGCGCCACAACGGGTTTGCATACCATTACCATCTCGCATATCGCCTTCGACATTCCATTTGTATATGTGATCGTGCGTGCCCGCCTGGCGGATTTTGACCGCACGCTCGAAGAAGCCGCCGCGGATCTCGGCGCAAACGAATGGCAGACCTTCCAGCGTGTGACGCTGCCCCTGCTCATGCCCGGTATCATCGGCGGCGCGTTGATGGCGTTCACACTGTCCTTGGATGATTACCTGATCACTGTTTTCACCAAGGGTATTCAGGACCAAACCATGCCGTTGTATATTTACTCGCTGGTGCGCCGCGGTGTGACGCCGGAGATCAACGCACTGTCCACTGCGCTTTTGGTAGGCTCCATTGGATTGGTCGGGCTTTCGCTTACCGCTCAAAACGGGGGAGCGGTCTACACGCGCGCCATGGCGTTCGGCGCCGGGCTTGGGCTTGGATTGTACGGCTTGACCAGCCTGTTTGATGTATTTGCCCCCGGCGGCTTTGCTGTCGGTTCCCTGTTGGTTTCCCTCCTGCTCCTGACAGGTTTATACTGGGCTTGGAGGTCCTTGTCCGGATATCGTGAAGAATTAATCGAAACAAACACATCGGGAAGAATCCTTGCGTGGATCGCTGTTCTTGTTGTGATGTTCGCGGCGTACATTTCCGCGTTTCTGCTGTTATCAAGATAA